Proteins from a genomic interval of Hoplias malabaricus isolate fHopMal1 chromosome 13, fHopMal1.hap1, whole genome shotgun sequence:
- the nptx2a gene encoding neuronal pentraxin-2a, with translation MLVLALLFVCALGSISGLARAQAQGGRFVCTAVPAGARLSCPVQSASPSPNPSTSPQEHEFRSAIVQLRETVLQHKETIASQQGTIKELNAKLSRCEAAAAAQDTRDSKARAGARRKDYGKNTMGDLPRDPSETIEQLGKTMQSLKDRLENLEQQQLRANVSGAAFPNELRDLLKRRLGDLESQLLRRVAELEEEKSQLYNETAAHRQRTESTLNSLLERITELERSNSAFKSPEDFKISLPLRTNYLYGRIKKSLPEMYAFTVCMWLKSKASPGIGTPFSYGVPGQANEIVLIEWGNNPIELLVNDKVAQLPLSVSDGRWHHICITWTTRDGYWEAYQDGEKLGTGENLAPWHPIKPGGVIILGQEQDIVGGRFDATQAFVGELSHFNMWDRVLRPIDISGMANCSAYMPGNVVPWIDGNVEVFGGATKAALEICEDRLFDS, from the exons ATGCTGGTTCTCGCGCTCCTGTTCGTGTGCGCGCTGGGCAGCATCAGCGGGCTGGCGCGCGCTCAGGCGCAAGGCGGCCGTTTCGTCTGCACAGCGGTGCCCGCGGGCGCGCGCCTCAGCTGCCCGGTGCAGAGCGCGAGCCCGAGTCCGAACCCGAGCACGAGCCCGCAGGAGCACGAGTTCAGGAGCGCCATCGTGCAGCTGCGCGAGACGGTCCTGCAGCACAAAGAGACCATCGCCAGTCAGCAGGGCACCATCAAAGAGCTCAACGCCAAGCTCTCGCGCTGCGAGGCGGCCGCGGCCGCGCAGGACACGCGAGACAGCAAGGCGCGGGCAGGCGCCCGCAGGAAGGACTACGGCAAGAACACGATGGGCGACCTGCCGCGGGACCCCTCCGAGACCATCGAGCAGCTCGGGAAGACCATGCAGAGTCTGAAGGACCGACTCGAGAACCTCGAG cagcagcagctgcgAGCCAACGTGTCAGGTGCGGCGTTCCCCAACGAGTTGCGCGACTTGCTGAAGCGGCGGCTTGGCGACTTAGAGAGCCAGCTTCTGAGGAGAGTGGctgagctggaggaggagaagagtcAGCTCTACAATGAGACAGCAGCCCATCGCCAGCGCACAGAGTCCACTCTCAACTCACTTCTGGAGAGGATCACGGAGCTGGAGAGAA GTAACAGTGCGTTTAAATCTCCAGAGGACTTCAAGATATCTCTGCCCCTGCGAACAAACTACCTGTATGGGCGGATAAAGAAGAGTCTGCCAGAGATGTATGCCTTTACTGTGTGCATGTGGCTCAAGTCCAAGGCTAGCCCTGGCATCGGAACTCCGTTCTCATATGGTGTCCCTGGACAAGCCAATGAGATTGTGCTGATAGAGTGGGGCAATAATCCTATTGAGCTTCTTGTTAATGACAAG GTAGCCCAGCTGCCTTTGTCTGTGAGCGATGGCCGATGGCATCACATCTGCATCACCTGGACAACCAGAGACGGCTACTGGGAGGCCTATCAGGATGGAGAGAAGCTGGGCACTGGGGAAAACCTGGCCCCGTGGCACCCAATTAAACCTGGAGGAGTGATCATTCTAGGTCAAGAGCAG GATATTGTCGGAGGGAGATTTGATGCTACACAAGCTTTCGTCGGAGAACTGAGCCACTTCAACATGTGGGATCGAGTTTTGCGGCCTATAGACATCTCAGGCATGGCCAACTGCTCGGCCTACATGCCGGGCAACGTCGTGCCCTGGATAGACGGCAACGTAGAGGTGTTCGGAGGAGCCACTAAAGCAGCCCTGGAGATTTGCGAAGACCGTCTGTTTGACTCATAA